Proteins from a genomic interval of Uloborus diversus isolate 005 chromosome 4, Udiv.v.3.1, whole genome shotgun sequence:
- the LOC129220836 gene encoding beta-1,3-galactosyltransferase brn-like, which produces MKRIVHSSITFLRSRIKLVILAVILLAAIEHFGLFLHLFERDYSSFSYPLEIPIGETLETIRKGLKPPYQPINVYNYSYKITSLHKCRALDNEYEKIVILYVIKSAIPHLSRRDAIRKSWGWENRFSDVNIRRIFVLGLTTEFGMQEQIDDEAIKNKDIVQAEFMDNYYNNTIKTMMAFKWVTQNCPKTQFIAFADDDMYVSTKNLLKFVRNPFNRRVGFRRRRSVDYPLYQDPLLSAFDGRLFSGFLFDSSPMRHKSSKWFVSLAEYPFSRYPPYVTAGAFVLSYPALEDMYYASLFTKHFRFDDVYLGILAKKCGITPLHNEHFHFWRKEYTKEGYRNVIASHGFGDPQELTAIYEEQRSAGHA; this is translated from the exons ATGAAACGAATAGTTCACTCTTCTATCACATTTCTAAGAAGCAgaataaaattagttattttgGCTGTCATCCTCTTGGCTGCAATAGAACATTTCGGACTGTTTCTGCACCTGTTTGAAAGAGACTACAGTAGTTTTTCTTATCCTTTAGAAATTCCAATAGGCGAAACTCTGGAAACTATCCGGAAAGGTCTGAAGCCCCCCTACCAACCAATCAACGTGTACAATTACAGTTACAAGATTACGAGTTTGCACAAATGTCGAGCCCTGGATAATGAATATGAAAAGATTGTGATATTGTACGTCATCAAGTCAGCAATCCCACACCTAAGCAGACGAGATGCCATACGCAAATCATGGGGGTGGGAAAATCGGTTTTCAGACGTCAATATTCGAAGGATATTTGTTCTCGGCTTAACCACAGAGTTCGGGATGCAGGAGCAAATTGACGACGAAGCGATAAAAAACAAAGACATTGTCCAAGCAGAATTCATGGACAATTATTACAATAACACCATCAAGACGATGATGGCTTTCAAGTGGGTAACTCAGAATTGCCCCAAAACTCAATTCATTGCCTTTGCTGATGACGACATGTATGTGTCGACGAAGAATTTGCTTAAGTTCGTCAGGAATCCTTTCAACAGGAGAGTTGGATTCAGAAGACGAAGATCCGTAGATTATCCTCTGTATCAAG ATCCCTTGTTGAGTGCATTCGATGGAAGACTCTTTTCCGGCTTCCTGTTCGACTCTTCCCCTATGAGGCACAAATCCAGCAAGTGGTTTGTGAGCCTGGCGGAGTACCCCTTCTCCAGGTACCCGCCTTACGTTACAGCAGGTGCTTTCGTACTGTCGTACCCCGCTCTGGAGGACATGTACTACGCCAGCCTCTTCACGAAGCACTTCCGCTTCGACGACGTGTACCTCGGAATTCTCGCTAAGAAGTGCGGAATCACACCTCTCCACAACGAACACTTCCACTTTTGGCGAAAGGAGTACACCAAGGAAGGGTACCGGAATGTGATAGCGTCCCACGGCTTTGGCGACCCCCAAGAACTGACAGCAATTTATGAAGAACAGCGAAGTGCAGGTCATGCGTGA